The Aphis gossypii isolate Hap1 chromosome 3, ASM2018417v2, whole genome shotgun sequence genome includes a region encoding these proteins:
- the LOC126550716 gene encoding tigger transposable element-derived protein 4-like: MSKRKLKILTIAEKVNVINMVEQSGKKNYEVANAFGIPNSTLSTILKNKTKIISNFKLQPSRKKIKLSEFPNLDSSLFKWYIQCKDSNLPISGRILKEKANIFAKSLGYTNFKSSTGWLDKWKKRNNITLRKPCCSFNISVSKDQLIMNQWKNDILTIINEYSPNDIFNADETGIFYRCLPDSTQKLYYGGVDCRDGKLSKERITVLLCTNMSGTEKVKPLLIGKFTKPRCFKGIKSLPIDYESNSKSWMTALLWNKWLKQFDKKLFMENRKIILFIDNCTAHVIVPNLKAITIKFLPNTVTSKLQPLDHGIIQNFKSFYRKEVIRKITSHIELQHTISINLLQAIRIIDKSWRQVTSEIISNSFKKAGFQYPGTVGTHLVQKTSCNQEPYQEKNDPEWSYIVQKYNLMPEFTFNSYVKIDENLTVCSSLNDSEVAELTNHVHKNNGDNYTTSKNVSFKEATKAMAILRNFIETTEGMNNIHFEALGTIEDAMDKIKHTKTYQVFSQKKKIQN; the protein is encoded by the exons atgtcGAAacgcaaattaaaaattttaacgatCGCTGAAAAAGTAAACGTTATTAATATGGTTGAACAGAgcgggaaaaaaaattatgaagtagCAAACGCATTTGGCATACCGAATTCTACGTTAtcgactattttaaaaaataaaacgaaaattatatcaaatttcaaattgcaACCAAGCCgaaagaaaattaaactttCTGAGTTTCCGAATCTGGATTCTAGTTTATTCAAATGGTATATTCAGTGTAAGGATAGTAACCTGCCCATAAGTGGAcgtatattaaaagaaaaggctaatatatttgcaaagTCACTAGGGTACACGAATTTCAAAAGTAGCACCGGATGGCTAGATAAATggaaaaaacgaaataatattacattacgaAAACCTTGCTGCAGTTTCAACATTTCAGTCAGTAAAGATCAACTCATTATGAATCAAtggaaaaatgatattttaactattatcaaCGAATATTCACCTAACGACATTTTCAACGCAGATGAAACaggaatattttatagatgtcTACCGGATAGCActcaaaagttatattatggtgGAGTCGATTGCCGTGATGGCAAGCTAAGTAAAGAACGTATTACGGTACTTTTGTGTACAAATATGAGTGGTACCGAAAAAGTTAAACCATTATTAATTGGAAAGTTTACTAAACCAAGATGTTTCAAAGGAATTAAATCATTACCAATAGACTATGAATCAAACTCAAAATCATGGATGACAGCTTTATTGTGGAATAAATGGCTTaaacaatttgataaaaaattattcatggaaaatcgtaaaatcatattgtttattgataattgtaCGGCTCATGTCATCGTCCCAAATTTAAAAGCGATTACTATCAAGTTTTTGCCAAACACCGTGACTTCAAAACTCCAACCACTTGATCACGGTATAAtccaaaatttcaaaagtttttatagAAAAGAAGTGATACGTAAGATAACTTCACATATTGAACTTCAACAcactatttcaattaatttgttacaagCTATACGAATAATCGACAAATCATGGAGACAAGTTACGTcagaaataatatcaaatagttttaaaaaagcgGGTTTTCAATATCCGGGAACAGTGGGAACACATTTAGTTCAAAAAACATCTTGTAATCAAGAACcatatcaagaaaaaaatgatcctGAATGGtcttatattgtacaaaagtACAATTTAATGCCAGAATTTACGTTTAACagttatgtaaaaattgatgaaaatctAACAGTATGTAGCAGTTTGAATGATTCTGAAGTTGCGGAATTAACAAAccatgtacataaaaataacggAGACAATTATACaacttcaaaaaatgtttcttttaaaGAAGCAACAAAAGCAATGGCCATTTtacgtaattttattgaaacaacagaag gaatgaataatattcattttgaaGCATTGGGAACTATAGAAGATGCcatggataaaataaaacatacaaaaacgtatcaagtattttcacaaaaaaaaaaaattcaaaattaa
- the LOC126550717 gene encoding LOW QUALITY PROTEIN: protein TSSC4-like (The sequence of the model RefSeq protein was modified relative to this genomic sequence to represent the inferred CDS: inserted 1 base in 1 codon): protein MSFQDPTFVGDTPEFQYKRTNLFAVLDQAEKDLESKIKKTSTADAHEILNGRVERRTGRSLTKQFRGKDSLFVKPEIPPWRIIEKLRPPDFKLHPHKWTKYSLADVNEMNDKSNAAAAFAFLKEMQXRKCKDGENDNEEEKKIVFKRTLRSNEPEIKPSFKSTKLVMPEYEFGKKVQKKKSRPEPTTNRTTSNKEIKLDHLMEDEIDE from the exons ATGTCGTTTCAGGATCCAACATTTGTCGGCGACACTCCGGAGTTCCAATACAAACGTACAAATCTGTTCGCCGTGCTGGATCAAGCAGAAAAGGATTTGgagtcaaaaattaaaaaaacctcAACAGCTGACGCACATGAAATACTTAACGGACGTGTGGAACGTAGAACTGGTCGTTCGCTGACTAAACAGTTTCGAGGCAAAGACAGTCTATTTGTCAAACCAGAAATACCGCCATGGCGCATAATTGAAAAACTCAGACCACCAGATTTCAAATTGCATCCACATAAATGGACTAAGTATTCGTTGGCTGATGTGAACGAGATGAACGACAAAAGCAATGCAGCTGCTGCATTTGCTTTTCTAAAAGAAATGC ACAGAAAATGTAAAGACGGCGAAAACGATAATGAAgaagaaaagaaaattgtattcaaaagaACCCTGAGGTCCAACGAACCAGAAATAAAACCAAGTTTTAAAAGTACTAAACTGGTCATGCCAGAATATGAATTTGGAAAAAAGGTCCAGAAGAAAAAAAGTAGACCGGAACCTACGACAAATAGAACTACTtctaataaagaaattaaacttGACCATTTAATGGAAGATGAAATTGATGAATAA
- the LOC114120109 gene encoding unconventional myosin ID isoform X1, whose amino-acid sequence MATRDEPGIVDFVLLDEITIERFMENLMIRFNAGFIYTYIGEVCISVNPYRTLNIYGQDYINQYKGREIFENPAHIFAIADSAHRSMKMHRQDSCIVISGESGSGKTEASKIIMKYIAAVTNLTGQQEVERVKNILIQSNIILETFGNAKTNRNDNSSRFGKYMDINFDFKGDPIGGRVINYLLEKSRVIQQQLGERNFHSFYQALGNTTHKEASNLGLNPDPQHYFYTRQGKSTITPADKSDFQATLSACKTLGFSATDIKTIWKIVAAILQLGNVTFSTNDDDSITVTNFHNNPVEQVSKLLEVDTKDLLTALSKRIIAANGELLQKAHTLSQAEVGRDALAKAIYDRLFTWIVSKVNEALIPYIENDKYKGGTVIGVLDIYGFEVFEQNSFEQFCINYCNEKLQQVFIDLVLRQEQEEYKKEGIAWQEVKYFNNQVICDLVEKPHQGVIAIMDEACLNVGKVNDEMLLEAMDSKLSNHKHYSSRQVKTLDKDLKHKTQFKILHYAGDVVYNIYGFLEKNKDTLFQDFKRLLYSSKNPIIRDMWPEGALDIKSTTKRPVTAGSAFKTSMIALVKTLNSKMPYYVRCIKPNENKAPVGIDYKRVVHQVSYLGLLENVRVRRAGFAHRQPYNRFLKRYKMISGFTWPNYKCSDKEATRALIDENHFSNDVKYGITKLFIRSPQTLFALEKMRAELIPAIVVLLQKQWRGAICRAKFRKMKAAYFIIKFYRRHKIRTYLKSVLAAHRTCENNVHHRESIIWPHTNFAVRQLEPSLRYIYKRWKAYKLLSPYPRSEWPQLRCKVYAASLLWGKRPSWGAKRMWRGDYLSSPTENPENANYTVALNNLKNSDRFNQVLFSSFIYKMNRYNKCADRAILITDWAVYKLDIKNFKPMKKGMPIQEVTGMSVSPGQDQLVVIHSNRGNDFVVTLKPTADINEDRIGELLGVISTRYFQLRNSELPVNVSNKFNCMLGKKSRMLRVEVNPQTSTASFRKDDNGGIVYIIPPNVAVHPFIKA is encoded by the exons atgGCCACCCGAGATGAACCGGGAATTGTGGATTTCGTTCTACTGGACGAGATCACAATCGAGAGATTCATGGAAAACCTGATGATAAG atttaatgctggttttatatatacctatattggcgAAGTCTGTATTTCTGTAAATCCATATCGcactttaaacatttatggTCAAGACtacataaatcaatataaag GACGAGAGATTTTTGAGAATCCTGCACATATATTTGCAATTGCTGACTCTGCACACCGTAGCATGAAAATGCACAGACAAGATTcttgtattgttattagtgGTGAATCAGGAAGTGGTAAAACTGAAGCATCTaagattataatgaaatatattgctGCAGTCACTAACTTGACTGGTCAACAAGAAGTAGAACG gGTAAAGAACATTTTGattcaatcaaatataattttagagacATTTGGAAATGCTAAAACCAACAGAAATGATAACTCCTCTAGATTTGGAAAATATAtggatattaattttgattttaaaggaGATCCAATTGGTGGacgagtaattaattatttacttgaaaAATCTCGTGTTATACAACAACAACTAGGTGAACGTAATTTCCATAGCTTTTACcag gcaTTAGGAAATACAACACATAAAGAAGCTAGCAATTTAGGGTTGAATCCAGATCcccaacattatttttatacacgacAAGGGAAATCTACAATCACACCAGCTGATAAATCTGATTTTCAAGCTACCTTAAGTGCTTGTAAGACACTTGGATTTTCAGCGActgatattaaaacaatttggaAAATTGTTGCTGCTATTTTACAATTA GGAAACGTAACATTTTCAACCAATGATGATGATAGTATTACTGTGactaattttcataataatccaGTTGAACAAGTATCTAAGCTGTTAGAGGTTGATACTAAAGATCTTCTAACTGCTTTAAGTAAGCGTATAATTGCAGCCAATGGAGAACTATTGCAAAAAGCTCACACTTTATCACAGGCTGAAGTTGGAAGAGATGCATTAGCAAAA gcaATTTATGATCGGTTGTTCACTTGGATAGTAAGCAAGGTCAATGAAGCATTAATACcatatattgaaaatgataaGTACAAAGGAGGAACTGTAATTGGAGTATTAGACATTTATGGATTTGAAGTGTTTGAACAAAATAGCTTTgaacaattttgtattaattactgCAATGAAAAACTCCAACAAGTATTCATAG atTTGGTACTGCGTCAAGAACAAGAAGAATACAAAAAAGAGGGCATAGCTTGGCaagaagtaaaatattttaacaaccaAGTAATTTGTGATCTTGTGGAAAAGCCACATCAAGGCGTGATTGCAATTATGGATGAAGCTTGTCTGAATGTAGGAAAAGTGAATGACGAA ATGTTATTAGAAGCCATGGATTCAAAACTTTCTAACCATAAACACTATTCTAGTAGGCAGGTGAAAACATTAGACAAAGATTTAAAACATAAgactcaatttaaaatttt acATTATGCTGGTGatgtagtgtataatatttatggttttttggaaaaaaataaagatacattATTTCAAGATTTTAAAAGACTGCTTTACTCTTCAAAAAACCCAATTATTAGAGATATGTGGCCTGAAGGAGCCTTAGATATAAAAtct aCAACAAAAAGGCCAGTAACTGCTGGAAGTGCGTTTAAAACATCAATGATTGCTTtggttaaaacattaaatagtaaaatgccATATTATGTAAGATGTATAAAACCAAATGAAAACAAAGCTCCTGTTGGAATAGACTATAAAAGAGTAGTTCATCAAGTTTCTTATTTGGGTCTATTAGAAAATGTCAGAGTAAGAAGAGCTGGATTTGCTCATAGACAGCCTTATAATAGGTTCCTTAAAAG atataaaatgataagtgGTTTTACATGgcctaattataaatgtagtgACAAAGAAGCCACCAGAGCATTAATAGatgaaaatcatttttcaaatgatgTTAAATATgggataacaaaattatttattaggtcgCCTCAAACATTATTTGCCTTGGAAAag atgaGAGCAGAGTTAATTCCAgctattgttgtattattgcAAAAACAGTGGCGAGGTGCTATTTGCCGAGCTAAATTCCGCAAAATGAAAGCtgcctattttataattaagttttatcgGCGTCATAAAATTCGTACTTACCTTAAATCTGTGCTAGCAGCTCATAG aACTTGTGAAAATAATGTGCACCATAGGGAATCAATAATTTGGCCACATACAAATTTTGCTGTTCGTCAATTGGAACCTTCAttaaggtatatatataaacgatgGAAAGCATACAAACTGTTGAGCCCCTATCCTAGAAGTGAATGGCCACAGTTGCGATGCAAAGTATATGCTGCATCTTTATTATGGGGAAAACGACCAAGTTGGGGTGCAAAACGTATGTGGAGAGGTGATTATCTTTCATCGCCTACAGAAAATCCAGAAAATGCTAATTATACAGTTGCATTGAATAACCTTAAGAACTCTGATCGATTTAATCAG gttttGTTTtcgagttttatttataaaatgaaccgttataataaatgtgcGGATCgtgcaatattaataactgatTGGGCAGTTTACAAGTTAGACATAAAAAACTTCAAACCAATGAAAAAAGGAATGCCTATACAAgaa GTTACTGGAATGAGTGTAAGTCCAGGACAAGATCAATTGGTTGTAATTCATTCTAACAGGGGTAATGATTTTGTAGTTACTTTAAAACCAACAGCTGACATTAATGAAGACAGAATTGGTGAACTTTTAGGAGTTATCAGCACCAGATATTTTCA attAAGAAATTCTGAGTTACCAGTGAATGTGTCcaataaattcaattgtaTGTTGGGAAAAAAATCTCGAATGCTTCGAGTTGAAGTCAATCCACAAACATCAACTGCAAGTTTTAGAAAAGATGATAATGGTGGTATTGTTTACATCATACCACCAAACGTTGCAGTTCACCCATTTATAAAGGCGTGA
- the LOC114120109 gene encoding unconventional myosin ID isoform X2: MATRDEPGIVDFVLLDEITIERFMENLMIRFNAGFIYTYIGEVCISVNPYRTLNIYGQDYINQYKGREIFENPAHIFAIADSAHRSMKMHRQDSCIVISGESGSGKTEASKIIMKYIAAVTNLTGQQEVERVKNILIQSNIILETFGNAKTNRNDNSSRFGKYMDINFDFKGDPIGGRVINYLLEKSRVIQQQLGERNFHSFYQALGNTTHKEASNLGLNPDPQHYFYTRQGKSTITPADKSDFQATLSACKTLGFSATDIKTIWKIVAAILQLGNVTFSTNDDDSITVTNFHNNPVEQVSKLLEVDTKDLLTALSKRIIAANGELLQKAHTLSQAEVGRDALAKAIYDRLFTWIVSKVNEALIPYIENDKYKGGTVIGVLDIYGFEVFEQNSFEQFCINYCNEKLQQVFIDLVLRQEQEEYKKEGIAWQEVKYFNNQVICDLVEKPHQGVIAIMDEACLNVGKVNDEMLLEAMDSKLSNHKHYSSRQVKTLDKDLKHKTQFKILHYAGDVVYNIYGFLEKNKDTLFQDFKRLLYSSKNPIIRDMWPEGALDIKSTTKRPVTAGSAFKTSMIALVKTLNSKMPYYVRCIKPNENKAPVGIDYKRVVHQVSYLGLLENVRVRRAGFAHRQPYNRFLKRYKMISGFTWPNYKCSDKEATRALIDENHFSNDVKYGITKLFIRSPQTLFALEKMRAELIPAIVVLLQKQWRGAICRAKFRKMKAAYFIIKFYRRHKIRTYLKSVLAAHRTCENNVHHRESIIWPHTNFAVRQLEPSLRYIYKRWKAYKLLSPYPRSEWPQLRCKVYAASLLWGKRPSWGAKRMWRGDYLSSPTENPENANYTVALNNLKNSDRFNQVLFSSFIYKMNRYNKCADRAILITDWAVYKLDIKNFKPMKKGMPIQEVKMLLE, translated from the exons atgGCCACCCGAGATGAACCGGGAATTGTGGATTTCGTTCTACTGGACGAGATCACAATCGAGAGATTCATGGAAAACCTGATGATAAG atttaatgctggttttatatatacctatattggcgAAGTCTGTATTTCTGTAAATCCATATCGcactttaaacatttatggTCAAGACtacataaatcaatataaag GACGAGAGATTTTTGAGAATCCTGCACATATATTTGCAATTGCTGACTCTGCACACCGTAGCATGAAAATGCACAGACAAGATTcttgtattgttattagtgGTGAATCAGGAAGTGGTAAAACTGAAGCATCTaagattataatgaaatatattgctGCAGTCACTAACTTGACTGGTCAACAAGAAGTAGAACG gGTAAAGAACATTTTGattcaatcaaatataattttagagacATTTGGAAATGCTAAAACCAACAGAAATGATAACTCCTCTAGATTTGGAAAATATAtggatattaattttgattttaaaggaGATCCAATTGGTGGacgagtaattaattatttacttgaaaAATCTCGTGTTATACAACAACAACTAGGTGAACGTAATTTCCATAGCTTTTACcag gcaTTAGGAAATACAACACATAAAGAAGCTAGCAATTTAGGGTTGAATCCAGATCcccaacattatttttatacacgacAAGGGAAATCTACAATCACACCAGCTGATAAATCTGATTTTCAAGCTACCTTAAGTGCTTGTAAGACACTTGGATTTTCAGCGActgatattaaaacaatttggaAAATTGTTGCTGCTATTTTACAATTA GGAAACGTAACATTTTCAACCAATGATGATGATAGTATTACTGTGactaattttcataataatccaGTTGAACAAGTATCTAAGCTGTTAGAGGTTGATACTAAAGATCTTCTAACTGCTTTAAGTAAGCGTATAATTGCAGCCAATGGAGAACTATTGCAAAAAGCTCACACTTTATCACAGGCTGAAGTTGGAAGAGATGCATTAGCAAAA gcaATTTATGATCGGTTGTTCACTTGGATAGTAAGCAAGGTCAATGAAGCATTAATACcatatattgaaaatgataaGTACAAAGGAGGAACTGTAATTGGAGTATTAGACATTTATGGATTTGAAGTGTTTGAACAAAATAGCTTTgaacaattttgtattaattactgCAATGAAAAACTCCAACAAGTATTCATAG atTTGGTACTGCGTCAAGAACAAGAAGAATACAAAAAAGAGGGCATAGCTTGGCaagaagtaaaatattttaacaaccaAGTAATTTGTGATCTTGTGGAAAAGCCACATCAAGGCGTGATTGCAATTATGGATGAAGCTTGTCTGAATGTAGGAAAAGTGAATGACGAA ATGTTATTAGAAGCCATGGATTCAAAACTTTCTAACCATAAACACTATTCTAGTAGGCAGGTGAAAACATTAGACAAAGATTTAAAACATAAgactcaatttaaaatttt acATTATGCTGGTGatgtagtgtataatatttatggttttttggaaaaaaataaagatacattATTTCAAGATTTTAAAAGACTGCTTTACTCTTCAAAAAACCCAATTATTAGAGATATGTGGCCTGAAGGAGCCTTAGATATAAAAtct aCAACAAAAAGGCCAGTAACTGCTGGAAGTGCGTTTAAAACATCAATGATTGCTTtggttaaaacattaaatagtaaaatgccATATTATGTAAGATGTATAAAACCAAATGAAAACAAAGCTCCTGTTGGAATAGACTATAAAAGAGTAGTTCATCAAGTTTCTTATTTGGGTCTATTAGAAAATGTCAGAGTAAGAAGAGCTGGATTTGCTCATAGACAGCCTTATAATAGGTTCCTTAAAAG atataaaatgataagtgGTTTTACATGgcctaattataaatgtagtgACAAAGAAGCCACCAGAGCATTAATAGatgaaaatcatttttcaaatgatgTTAAATATgggataacaaaattatttattaggtcgCCTCAAACATTATTTGCCTTGGAAAag atgaGAGCAGAGTTAATTCCAgctattgttgtattattgcAAAAACAGTGGCGAGGTGCTATTTGCCGAGCTAAATTCCGCAAAATGAAAGCtgcctattttataattaagttttatcgGCGTCATAAAATTCGTACTTACCTTAAATCTGTGCTAGCAGCTCATAG aACTTGTGAAAATAATGTGCACCATAGGGAATCAATAATTTGGCCACATACAAATTTTGCTGTTCGTCAATTGGAACCTTCAttaaggtatatatataaacgatgGAAAGCATACAAACTGTTGAGCCCCTATCCTAGAAGTGAATGGCCACAGTTGCGATGCAAAGTATATGCTGCATCTTTATTATGGGGAAAACGACCAAGTTGGGGTGCAAAACGTATGTGGAGAGGTGATTATCTTTCATCGCCTACAGAAAATCCAGAAAATGCTAATTATACAGTTGCATTGAATAACCTTAAGAACTCTGATCGATTTAATCAG gttttGTTTtcgagttttatttataaaatgaaccgttataataaatgtgcGGATCgtgcaatattaataactgatTGGGCAGTTTACAAGTTAGACATAAAAAACTTCAAACCAATGAAAAAAGGAATGCCTATACAAgaagtaaaaat GTTACTGGAATGA